DNA sequence from the Tissierella sp. MB52-C2 genome:
GCATATTTTCGAGCAACATTGTTGCTACTTGTGTTTTTTTGTCCATCTCTATTATTGCACATGGAACTTCTTTTAGTCCTGCTAGTTTAGCTGCAGCTAATCTTCTATGCCCAATGATAACCGTATATTCACCCTTAGGCTCCCAATTCTTGCATGGTGGACTGTTTGTTTTATCATGTTCATCTTGACATTTGCCAGCCGCTCCATTGAATGCACTGCAAGTCAAACAGTAACCCTCTTCTTCTGGCACTATTGTTAGGTTTTGCAGTACCCCACTTTCCTTTATACTTTCCGCTAGTTCCGTAACATCCCCTAAATCCTTTCTTGGATTATGAGGATGTGGAAATATCTTATCAACTCTAATAAATTTAATCATAATTAAATGTTCCCCTTTCATTTTTTAAATGATTTTAACTATTCTTTCCTGTGTCAAATTTGTTCTTAGTTTTACACCTGTGACATATTATTTCTGCCTTTCCTTCAAGTTCAAGAAGTAATTTGCCACACCTTTTGCATCTGATTTTTTTCATTGCTTCACGCTCCATTTTTCAGCTGAATAGATAATTCTAACCTTGTCCCAAATTTCTATATATCTATTTTTCTTTACTTCTCCCTCTACTATCTTTGTCATTTCTTTAAAATTCTTATAAGGTATAGCTTCAGCTACATTGATACTTAATTCTTTAGAGGTTTCTATTAGCTTGTCCAATTTTCTCCCTCCTAAAATAGACTTAATTGCTCTCCTAATATCTTAAATTCCTCAATATTTCGTCCGTTTACAATTAAAGGCATATATACAACTCCAGGTTCATCTACTAACTCATAATGTGCCACTGCTCCTGTTTCGGTTATTGAAAGTATCCTAACTAATTCTTTCTTTTTCCCCATATGAGCTAATAATGTTTTATCTCTATGAATATGAACTACCATATTAATCCTCCTAGAGTGCCTTTTTATCTTTTCCGTCCATATATCTATTGAACTCCTGCAGGTTGAACATATCTATTTGCTTGACCACTGGTTCTAGTTCTCTCCAAAGTATTTCATCTTTCAGGAGATTTTTTATTTTGCCTTGGGTAGTTGCCCAATCTGTGCCAAATGTTGATATCATGTTATTCCAATCTTCTACATCGTGAGGCTGTAAATCTCCATATTCGTCTATATGCCTAAGTTCATGGTAAAGTAAAGCTATTATTTGTTCTCTTTGCATTCTCTCAATATAATAATTTCTAGTTTCTAAGATGTATTCATATCCTGTCATTTCCATAAATTGTTTATTAGCATTACTTATTCTAGCCATCCAATGTTTTTTAGGCTTTGTGCTTTCTGGCTCTTCCCATTCCATATCTTCTATAAATAAAATCTTAGAAGGTTTTATATGTTTTAATTCTTCAAACCTCTTAACTAGTTTTTCAACTATTGGTCTATAAATCCACGTCTTAATCCAGTGCTTATGTCCAAACTTGGCATTATCTAGTTCTCTTACATGATGCAGTTTCCCTGAATCATCTATGTTGGTATATATTAAGTGGTATCCTCCTGAGAATTCTTTTTCTAATATTATTTCTCCTGTATTATCATCAATTATTCTTAGTTTCTTCACTATCTATCCCCTCCAGGTAATCTAGCATTATTCCATCTCTAGATTTTATTTTCTTACAGTTACATTCAAATTCATTAAATGCTATACTTCCGAATCCTCTTTTACCTTTATTTTTTTGATACTGTTTCCAGTACCAGGATAATGTAAGCCAATCCAATCTATAAACCTTGTCCAACTTAGTAAAATTGATTAATAGAAATGCTATTCCTCCATGCTCGTACCAATTCTTCATGAAATTTATTTGATGATCCTGAATATTACTAAGAGGAAATCTATTTTCTTCTCTGGTCTCCTTTGCATCAAATGCCAAAGGCATACCTTGATATACTCCAATAAAATCCAGTGTGCTTTTTTCTTCATAGTAAGCAGAGGTAATTTTTCCTCCTCTTCGAATTGGCTTCATTGGTGTAGCTATCTTTTGCACTAATGCTATTCCCTTTCTTTTATAAGCTTTATTCGATATGTTTATTATTTCTTCAAATACATCTCCTTTGTGATAACCCATAGATACACTCCTTATTTTAAAATACTACTTACTATAAATTCTTTAAGTAATGTCCCTCTAATTAGCTTTTTCCATCTCCTGAATATTCTCATTAGCTACCATCTCCTTTGCCTTAGCCATAGCTTCATGGAAGCTACAGTTATAATCAAAATACATTCTCTCAACTTCTTCAGCTAATAATAGAACTGGCTTATTCAAGTGGAGTCACCTCCAATATTTTGATAGCTCTATCTAACGCTTGTCTGTCTTTTTCAGAAAGATATTTATCTGCACTTCTTTTATATTTCAAGCTCGTCAACCTTCCTACCATCTCATCCTTAGTCATAAAAAATCCTCCTTATAGTGCTTCATTCTGATTTCTCATTCTTTCTGAGTGTTCTCTTCTTTTTCTTTCAGCTACGTATTCTAACTGATCCGCTGTATATTTATCCGTTCTACTTTCAAAGTTATGGAATCTAGTCTTTTTAGCTACAACATTTTTAGACTGAGTTTTGCTTCTATCAGTAGACAGCTTCATACCTCCCCAAGATTTCCAGTTATTTAGAATTCTATTGACATATGTTCTATTTCTTACTCCTTGATTGGCAGACTCTAAAATTGCATTCTTGACCCATTCAAATCCATATCTTTCCTTTGAGTCCATTATCCACTCAGGAGTAAATCCATCATACTCGAATCCTGCACTTTGATATAATTTTGCTAGTTCTGAAAATTCATCATCAAAAACAAGTGCATCATTTTCTGTATTAATACTAGTATTTATATCGTTTAGTTTAGTTTGGTTTAGTTTATATAATGTGCTACTACTGTGCCCCTCCTGTGACTCCTGCTGTGTACCTTTCGTGCCTACTTCTGTGCCTACTTTCTTACACTCAACATCCTTTGTTCCTTCTTTTGTGTTCTGTTGTGTGTCTACTACTGTGCCTACTTTTTGACTATCAAACCTTACCATTTTATATTTTCCAGCTTGGTTTGAAGTTCCTTTTTTATACTGAACTAATCCTTTTTGAATTAATACATTTCTTGCTTTATCTAGCCCTTGCCGAGATAATCCAGTCAACCCCTGTAGTACTAGATTGGCTACAGTAAACTCATCAGCCCATCCTGCTTTATTGTTTATAGACATTAGAGCATGCCATAAAGCAATTGCACCTGTCGATAATGTGTTATACAAAAGCCAATCATAGAACGAATTTATCTCTTTTATATAGTTCATTTAGTTATCACCTTCTTTATATCAAGGGGGATTTCTCCCCCTAAACTAAAATGGATTATCTTCGCCATCAAATGGGTTATCCATAAATTCTGCTGGTATATCTTCTATCTCGCCAGTTTCCATATTTACTGCCTCTTTTTCTTTAGAAGGTTCTTTTTTAGGACTACTTACTAGCATTTCACATGCCTTTTTAATCACTGGATCTGTCCTATCATTTCCTAGTAGCCACTTAATATAGTCGGGTGCCTCCTTATATACTTCCTCTAATGTTTTACCTTTGTGTTTGCCAAAAGTTAATTTAATATTCTTAGATTCTACTTCTGTCATTGTTGAAACCTGTTCTTGTTGTATAAATTCTTTCATATCTTCCATATCTTGAGTGAATAGTTCGGAAAGACTTGCTACAGTTAGTACTGCGTCTATTTGGGCTCTTTTCTTGGCCATCTTAAGTATTGTATTGGCTTGACTATATATCTCTTCATTTTCAAGCTTATACTCTGCCTTACCCCACCTATTAATTTTACTTTTAAGAGAGTCTTTATCTATCCCTACAGGTAAATCTTCTTCCTTGTACCATCTCCATCTATACTTGTCCTCTTTGGAGTTACAAGACCCTACACCTTCAGTTATCTTCCGTCCTTGTTGAGATAAAATACACTTCATTGTATAAGCAAATATCCCCTTATCATAATCCTCTATCTTTTCCATGAATTCATATTCACTAGTTAAACCAAACATCATCAAAATCTTTTCTCCACCTGGCTTTAATAATGTAGGCTTAGACGTACCTGGTATAACATCATAATCATGCCCTGATTTTAATTGGCTTTGTACTGCTGCTTGAATTTGTGTAATTTTATTTAAAGTTCCTACTATTGAGCTAACCTCAACACTTTCTATTAAACTCATCATTAAGTTATTAGACATATTATTCCTCCTAATTTTTACTTAGATCTTCTATTATCAACTTCTTATTTATTTCAACTGCCAGTAATTTAGCTCCACACTGGCAGTTATATAATTTATTCTTCTTTATTTCTATTTCTCTACCACATTTAGGACAGTTCATTAAGAACACTTCCTTCTAAGTTCTTCTACAAAATCCATATCTTTAAAACTTACTTGTCCTTCTATTTCCTCTATTTCTTTAGGCTGTTCTGTATTATCTTTCATATGTTCAATCTTTATCTTTTTATAACATCCAGGACCATATCCACGTTTTGCTGATTCTTTATTAGTTAATGCTCGTCCACATCTTAAACAAATTGACATTTGTATTTCCTCCTTAGGATCTCTATGTTATAATAGAGTTAATTAGATATTTTTTTAATTTATTGAGCTTTTCAAGTTGCCGCTTGAGAGCTCTTTTTCTTTTTTGGATTTATATCTCTTTACTCTATGGTGTATATTGCTATTTGTAGAGTTATATATTTCAGCTACTTGTCTATAAGTCATCCCTTTGTTAAGAAGTTCTATCATATCCTCTACATCGTCATTACTTAGTTGGAATTTTTTATCAGATATTACTGAAAATGCTTTTTCAGGTAACATAAATTCTTCTGAACATATAGCTATAGTTAAAGCTGCTATATTATATCTAAGATCTAATGCAGTTTCTGTATTTAACACCTCCTCACCCCCTATCTTGAAAATACTACCGAAAGAGCTGCACCTGCCATTTCAAACACTTCTTTAGTTACTTCATCCCATCTATCCTCTTCATGCCTGTCTATTCTTCCATCACAAGCTATCTTTATCATGCAAGGTTTGACATCATCAACATCCCCAGATTCCTTTTGGAGTACCAGGACTGATTTAGCTATATCTGTAATATCAATTTCGGGGAGAATCTCTTGCCCTAGTTTCGTAGATAATCTTAAATGTTCATATCCTAACCACTTAGCCCCATATACTGTTGCCATGTCTGCTACTATATCTCCGTGGGGAATCGTATTTCCTAACTCATAGTTTCCTAATGCTCTTACACTTACCCCCAACCTCTCGGATGCTTCTATTTGGGTTAAACCTGCAACATTTCTAGCTAATTGGTATATATTTCTGCAACTTTCATTCATTCAATTTCACCTCTTTTCATGATAAAATTTAATTAATGAAGAAACTAAGCTGTTTTCTTTTCCTTTTCTTTTTTAATCTTTTCTAGCTTTGTCCATTCCTCATTTAGCCTAGTAGTTAGGTCTTCTGCTTTGCATATGAAACAGATTAATCTAATTTGTTTCATCTTTTCCTTTCCTCCCTTCTTCAAATTTAATTTTCCTCACTTCCTTCTTTCTTTTTATTGATTTTTTCTTTAAATTCTTCTGCTCTTATAATTCCTCCAAGTACTTTGTAAAAGTTTTTTTCTATCGCTTGATAATTTTCATCATAAGTAGCAGCTAACCCATCTAATATTGGTGTAGGTAATCTTGACATGCTATCCCTCCTTTCTCTTTATATTGCTCTTCTCACCTCCTATGCTGTTTTATCTTCCAATAATTCTGCTACTGTTACTACTAAGAACCTTTCTATTCTCTTTTGCTCTATTCTTATAATGTGTTGTGTTTTTATTCTCTTATGATAAAATTACAATTATGATAGGAGCTGATAAATTTGTACACTATAGTTCACTTTTTTATATTAAGATCATTAGTTTATTTTAACGTTAAAAATATTGGATTTACCGGATTCCCCATGCCCATAGAAGAATTACTTAAAAGCATTTGGTTTCTACCAGTCTCAAATAACTATAAGGCTGCCCAAATATATACATTAGAAAATGTAGGACTATTATCTACTTTCAATCATGAATACGGTGACGAAAATGAAAAAAGAACTCTAATGATATATTTAACTAAAGATGGTTGGTATCGGTATCATGAAAAAAAGGCTAATATTTCCAACACCATATTCCAATGTATTTGGAATGTTATAATCCTTTTATTTGGTTATTACTTGGGGAAATTTAGCTAATTTGAAAAATTATTAAAGTAACTATAATTCCAATCATTATACCAAAGATAAAAGTAATAAACCTACTACTAAAAAACATTCTTGTTTCAGCATCACGCTTTTGATTTATTAAAAAAGCCAAATCTATTCTTGAAATTTCAGTTTCTAAAAGTTTCACTCTTTCTTCAATCGTTAAATTCGGATAATCTTTAACTGTAAGTATTTCTCCCTTATCTTTAACTCTCACCCCTTCTCACCTCCTATGCTGTATGATTATCTACATTGCGCTTTGTTGTATTATTGTTTAAAAAAATATCTGGAAATAATTTTTCCATAGGCGTTTCATATATTTCTTCAAAACCTTTCGCAATTATTAAAGATGGATTTCTTTTCCCTTGCTCTATGAACGATATTAATTGTTGAGTGGTATTTAACTTTTTTGCCACATATTCTTGTGACCATTGATTATTTTTCCTTTTATCTATTAAAAATTTCCTTTTATTCATTTTTTCACCCCTCTCGATATTGCACTTTGTTGTATTCTATAACCATATATTACACTACACTTTGTTGTATGTCAATAGTTTCTTTACATTTTGTTGTAAATGGTTTTTTAAACTACATTTTGTTGTATAATTTAAGTATCTTTTAGGCTTGAAAGGAGATTCATATGATAGGAAATAGAATTAAAACTTTAAGAATAGAAAAAGATTTACTACAAAAAGATTTAGCTAATAAGTTGCGCTTATCTCAACAAACTATAAGTCTATATGAGTCTGGGAAAAGAGAGCCTGATTATGAAACATTAAATAAAATAGCTAAATTCTTTAACGTTTCAGTTGATTTTATTTTAGGTAATAGCGATATCAGAAACCCATATAAGGATAATAAAGAAGAACTTCCCGACAGCTTTGAAACTCCTGAAGAAGCAATTAAATTTCTATTAGAACAAAATGTAATCATGGGATTTGGTGGCTTTGATGTTAATAAGCTTTCTGATGAAGAAAAAGTTGAGTTTGCTAATGAATTGCTAAATCAATTGAAATTATTGAGTTATAAATATAAGAAGTAGGACGTAGTACAAATATAAAATGGTTTGTGCTATAAAAAAATAGAGCATAGTATAAATATAAAATAAAATACAAAACTAATTAAAAATAAATTATAAAAGCAGTTTGTTTTGAGGTGATATTATGGACTTAACCTGGATTGATGAATATGTTGATGGAGTTATAGATTATTGTTATTCTAGAGATATTTTTGAAATATATGACTCATTAAATATAGATATAAAAAGAGTTGATAAGGATGATTACATTCTACAAGATAATGAAGCTATTTATATTAGGAGCCATTTTGGCTTAGAGGCTGTTTTTATTAGAGATAATCTTCCTTATCGGTATGAAAAATTTGTTTTAGCCCATGAACTTGGACACGCCCTATTACATATTGAAGTAACCAAAGCCGCTTATAATAGTAAGCTTATAAATAGAGGAAAGTTAGAAAAGCAGGCTGATTATTTTGCTTTAAAACTTTTAGATATTAGCATAGATGAGATTTCTTATGAAGGATACACCCAAGAACAAATAGCTGAAGGCCTGTATGTTAGAGAAGAAAGCTTAGATTTTATTATATAATTATAAAATAGATATAACTCAAATTTAAGTATTTGAGTATTTTTTAGGCTTTATAACAGAACTGACATTCGACACAATTCGACAAAATACTTTATTTGCGAAGGAGGTGTTATATCATGGATAAATTCTGGGAATTACTTATTAATGCAATAAAAAATGGAGACTACGATTTAATTTCAATAATCTTACTATTGTTTATCTCTATATGGCTATATAATGAGTTCAGAAAGAGTTATATAGCGAATAAATCAGAGGACAAACTAGACATAGAGAAAGCCTTAGAACAATATTCTAAGCTATATTTCGGAATAGCTGCATTTCAATCAAAAAACATAGATTCAATAGAATTAATTGAATATATTAACCAAGCGATTGTATATTTTCCTAAAAAGGTTGCAAAACAAATACTAGAATTAGATAAAAATGATTTAAATCCTAATTCACCAAAAATCGAAGAAATTAGACAAACTGCCAAAAATGAGATTAATTCACTAAAACTTAAACAACGTACTATTTCAGTATTTGACTATGGCGAAGATATATTTGAGCAAATCTCTTGGTTTATTTCTAAAAATAATTTTGATTCTTTTATACAACCATTCATTTATTTTACATTTACTTTAATAGGGATTATCTTTTTACTTTCTATTGCAATAACTATACGAAGGCTATCTGGTTTTTCAAAAATAGCACTTATTGCTTTTTTGATAAATTCATTACTATCTACGTTTATTATGATGCAACTTTCTCAATTAATGCTCAATAAAAATGTAAAAGCTGAATTTTACAAATACTTTTTATTTCTAATTGCAATTCCTTTTTCCATAACATTACTACTGCTTAAATATCCTGTAATTAGAGGAGTTCCGATTATTATTAACACAATCACAATTATTATATTTGTATATCTGGCAAACAAAGGAGCATTTACGACACCCAAAAATAAATAATTTAAGGAGGAATACTAATGAAAAAAAGAAGAATTACATCATTAATGTTAGCTGCTACCATAGCATTAACACCTGCTGCTACTTTAGGCCATGGTGGTAGAACAGATTCTAATGGAGGACATAAGGATAACAAGAATGCAAGTGGCTTAGGTAGTTACCACTATCATTGTGGAGGTAATCCTGCTCACCTTCATGATAATGGAGTTTGTCCTTATAGTAGCAAAACTACAACTAAATCTAGTACAAGCAGTACAAAGAAGACTTCTACTATCTCTGCAACTGATAAAAAAGCCGAGATTAAAAAGATTCAGGAGAAACTTAATGAGTTGGGCTATGATTGTGGAAAGGCTGATGGGATAGCTGGAGAAAAAACTAAAGAAGCTATAAAGGCATTTCAAAAGGATAATGAACTTACTGCAGATGGAATTGCAGGAGCTAAGACTAAGGAAGCATTGGGGATATAGATAATGTGTAACAATAAACCGATGTAAAACTAATTACATCGGTTTATTGAAAAATAATTGATTTTAAAATTATTTTTTATATATGTATTTCTATCCTTGTTAATTTAACAATCTTTTCTCTTGTTAATTTCCATTAAGCTAAGATTCTATAATTTTCCACTAGATATTAATCTATTTTTAGCATCTAAAAAACTTTCTTTCTTTGTTTCATCTTTTATATTTTTAGTTTCTAATAATTTTTCCCCATCGTAAAGCTTGTCCAATAATTTACCTACTTCATTTTCCTCTAAGCCTGCTCTTCTTAAGAATGATCCAGTTGAAAATACATCTACTTGTCTTCCTATTCTTTTCCTAATATTGCTCTTACTTCTAAATTCTTTACTTCCATTATCATCTGATAACAAAATTTTTAACGATAAAACTGTAGCATATATAATAGAAACTTTTTCTCCTAAGTCTTTTTGTCCCTTCTCGTAACATTTATTACGTTTATCATATCTTATATTATGTTCAACTAAAAGCTTTTCAATAAGTAAACGCTGTTTTGAATCAATAAACACGTCTTCTGATAGCACTAAATTATATGCTCTATTTTTATTTATTTCATTGATATATTCTACATATGCATTCTTAAACTTTTCTTTATTTGAAAAGCTTTTGCCTTTTAACTCATGCCAAACAGCATCTGCAAATAAAATTTTATTAAAACACTTAAATACTCTTTCCCTTTCTAATAAATAGCATATGTTTATCCAAAAATCAGCATCACATAATGGATACTCCGCTATATCAATTTTTTCAATGCATTTCATAATCTCACACCCTGTTAATTTAATAGTTTGTTACTTCAAAAAACTTAAAAACATCTTCAATTTCTTCATAATCAACCAATCCATTTCTATAGTTATTAATCATATCATTTTTAAAGCTTTCTGGAATTACATATTCAGGACTAGGACTATTTAATTTAAAATTTATATCATATGATAAACTCATTTCCTCCAGTTCCTGCCAATAAGGAGGATGATAATATTTTTTCAAATAGGCTGGTATTTTAGGTATAAAGTTGAAAAATTCACTCAGATATTCATGCTCACATATTTGTTCAATAGCATATACTATAGCTTGAAATGATACATGATATATTTGCTGTAATTGAAACACACACCCTATTGTAATTTCTTTATTTTGATTCATTCCCATTCTTTTTAAGTTTAAAAGTAAATCCGGTTTAGGTATTA
Encoded proteins:
- a CDS encoding putative metallopeptidase, with protein sequence MKKLRIIDDNTGEIILEKEFSGGYHLIYTNIDDSGKLHHVRELDNAKFGHKHWIKTWIYRPIVEKLVKRFEELKHIKPSKILFIEDMEWEEPESTKPKKHWMARISNANKQFMEMTGYEYILETRNYYIERMQREQIIALLYHELRHIDEYGDLQPHDVEDWNNMISTFGTDWATTQGKIKNLLKDEILWRELEPVVKQIDMFNLQEFNRYMDGKDKKAL
- a CDS encoding Holliday junction resolvase RecU; this encodes MGYHKGDVFEEIINISNKAYKRKGIALVQKIATPMKPIRRGGKITSAYYEEKSTLDFIGVYQGMPLAFDAKETREENRFPLSNIQDHQINFMKNWYEHGGIAFLLINFTKLDKVYRLDWLTLSWYWKQYQKNKGKRGFGSIAFNEFECNCKKIKSRDGIMLDYLEGIDSEETKNN
- a CDS encoding DUF6011 domain-containing protein, which produces MSICLRCGRALTNKESAKRGYGPGCYKKIKIEHMKDNTEQPKEIEEIEGQVSFKDMDFVEELRRKCS
- a CDS encoding helix-turn-helix transcriptional regulator encodes the protein MNESCRNIYQLARNVAGLTQIEASERLGVSVRALGNYELGNTIPHGDIVADMATVYGAKWLGYEHLRLSTKLGQEILPEIDITDIAKSVLVLQKESGDVDDVKPCMIKIACDGRIDRHEEDRWDEVTKEVFEMAGAALSVVFSR
- a CDS encoding helix-turn-helix transcriptional regulator — translated: MNKRKFLIDKRKNNQWSQEYVAKKLNTTQQLISFIEQGKRNPSLIIAKGFEEIYETPMEKLFPDIFLNNNTTKRNVDNHTA
- a CDS encoding helix-turn-helix transcriptional regulator, encoding MIGNRIKTLRIEKDLLQKDLANKLRLSQQTISLYESGKREPDYETLNKIAKFFNVSVDFILGNSDIRNPYKDNKEELPDSFETPEEAIKFLLEQNVIMGFGGFDVNKLSDEEKVEFANELLNQLKLLSYKYKK
- a CDS encoding ImmA/IrrE family metallo-endopeptidase produces the protein MDLTWIDEYVDGVIDYCYSRDIFEIYDSLNIDIKRVDKDDYILQDNEAIYIRSHFGLEAVFIRDNLPYRYEKFVLAHELGHALLHIEVTKAAYNSKLINRGKLEKQADYFALKLLDISIDEISYEGYTQEQIAEGLYVREESLDFII
- a CDS encoding peptidoglycan-binding domain-containing protein; its protein translation is MKKRRITSLMLAATIALTPAATLGHGGRTDSNGGHKDNKNASGLGSYHYHCGGNPAHLHDNGVCPYSSKTTTKSSTSSTKKTSTISATDKKAEIKKIQEKLNELGYDCGKADGIAGEKTKEAIKAFQKDNELTADGIAGAKTKEALGI
- a CDS encoding ImmA/IrrE family metallo-endopeptidase — translated: MERDELLRILDNVNDFKAKFKLVEKKAIGDISEILSEDFIILKFPNKMKVSGTTFNKEDTNITYKCIYINNAEPVGRQNFTLAHELYHIYYEESDIGLCTNDLRDKNEIEIRAEKFASNLLIPKPDLLLNLKRMGMNQNKEITIGCVFQLQQIYHVSFQAIVYAIEQICEHEYLSEFFNFIPKIPAYLKKYYHPPYWQELEEMSLSYDINFKLNSPSPEYVIPESFKNDMINNYRNGLVDYEEIEDVFKFFEVTNY